The genomic DNA TTTAATTTTCTTTTGGGAAATTGTGATTTTGAGCTTGAACTAAGGCTTATATGTTGGAATGGAGTTTTAGTTTTTTACCTCACAGCTTATGCTGACTTTCAGGAAGTATGAAGGTGTCCAGAATATCATGATTTGTGTTCCTTGTGGAGTTTGGTTTGAGGTTAGTGTTTTAATTTACGAAAGTGAGCCTCATTATCAATAATGCGGTAGTTTACGTAGTTTTATTAAGTATAACTAAAGGGGGCATTGATGATTTAAACCTGCAACACCTTGATGCTAGAATATTGAGGAATCCTGGATTCAGCGTTATTATAGATGCCAAAGTCTAACCGCATATGCAAATTCCATTGGAGTTTAACTGATAGTTGATGCAATTAGGGTGACCATTCAATTTGATTATACAAAAAACAAGGTTTGAGAAAAAATATAGTGATATCTCCTTGTAAACTGCTGCTTGCCTACTTGATATTGCTTGAGCCTGAGTTGATATTTGAAGTGAAAAGCAGTTGTGGATTTGTAAAGATATGGTATGAGATTCCCCCATTTCCCTTCCCTTGGCCTGGTCTAATCATGTACCCTTCCTGTGTTGAAGTAGTCATAAACAAGTGAAAGTGGAATCATTACCAAGCAGCAGCAGTACTAGTAGTGTTTTTGACCTCAACAGTTAACAAGTACTGATGAGATGTTTCAGTAACACTAATTTGCACATTGTTAAACTAGACCCCCCTTCCAACTGTATGATGGATACTGATACATGATATCTCTCTCCAGTCTTATCACTTGTTTACACATCTCCATTCCCACTTAACAATCTATCCTCCACTGTTTCTTCTTCTTCTAGGCAACATCATGCAACTATTCAAGTTTCTGGTAATTTTTTTGTGATCTTTCTTGGGTCATTAACAAAATCTGTACTTTGAAAGTAAATGCTAGTAGTGTTGCTTGTACTTGAGAGTAGATGGGCATCAGGGTATGTAGCCATGTAGGTGtggtttgtgtgtgtgtgtgttttcaTTAGAAACCCCACAGACTTGAAGAAGCTACAGACTTGAAGACAGTAGCAATAGCATGGAGTAATAAAGAAGGAAAGGCTGCAGAATAGAAACGGAAAATTAGGAGAGTGGGCAATGTTTATGACTTGTGACTCCAATGCAGGCAGGTTCAGGCTCAGGCTCAGCTAGTTTGATAGCTGTATGAGTTATTGCGTAAAGTCCCCCCCCACTTTGCCTGTTATATTACTTATCAATCAATGTATTTTTAAGTTGGAACGTCACTGTTGTAGCCAGTTGGTGCAACTCTCTCTGTGTATCAGTGTAACGACCCCGAATAATGTCTGGATTTTGTACTGTTTCTTATTTTTTCAATCTATTTTGAATTATCTGTTTTtgttataaatttatatattaaatttatgTCTATATATGTTGAAAATAAATTAAGATTGCAATTGTATTGAACACTTTAATACTCGATGCCTCTGCATTTTCTGCATAAACACTGCTAGTTTATAATTACTGAATTAGATGGAGTACTTATGAAGTTTCAGTGCTCAGTTGTATAACTAAATACTGCATTACTATGTTTTTACATTAGCAATTTGTTGCCAAATCAAGCATCTTAGGTGCTTTTCGGGGGTTCAGTGTGTCTTATGCACAGTGGATGTCAATAACTTTATAGTTGAATTAGAAATATACTAAAATAGGTAAGATTTCTGACTGATAAATTAGTCTTATGCAGTTAAAATTAATTGAACGTCGAATAAGTCATTTACTCTTGTGAAATTGCAGAGATGGTGCTGGAAATGTAAGTCTCCCGTTAATTTGAAGAAAACAGTCTTTTCTTGAAATTGGTTCGGAAATGCAAGTCTCCCATTAGTTTGAAGAAAACGGTCTTTCCTTGAAGTTGGTGCCTCAAATGCAAGTCTCCCATTAGTTCGAAAAAAACACTCTTTCCTTGAAGTGGTTTGGAGTCGTTGCGGTACGAGGTAAATGGATGTACAAAATCAAATAACGATAATGTCTTTAATCTAAATTTTTGCCTATGTGTTCTCCGCTATCGTATAATCTGTAGCAGACAGTTTTTGCCTAATTGTTGTCGGCTTTCGTATATAAACTTGAACGAATATTAGCGATTATAAACTCCTACTTAAATGTTCAAAACACTACTACTTCTGCGGAAACTTAAAAACTTTCAGACCCATAGGATAAAAATTATAGAGATATTCATACATTTTTACGGCATGCATCAATTCAGTGAAGAAGGCTTTTGACATGTAGTATCACTATCCATTCACATACTGCCACAGCGGTACGTCCTGTTTAATTGATACTAGTCCAGCAGATTCTTTTCGTATTGAAGAGAATCAAACAACAAGGATATCAAATATCTGTTGGACATATATGTGAATCAATATTCTCCAGTAACAACTACATGCACTTACTGAGATATTCATCAAAAAAGAAACAATGTACTTCCCTTTTACTTGTTTATAACTCTCCAAAGTAGTAATCTCATTCATATACACAAATTTTAATCAGTTTTATAATATGAATTCATCAGTTAACTAGGCTGAGATATAGAAAATTATGATCTTGATTTATGATTAATCAGGGGTTGAAGATGAAGTTGCCACATTTGCACTTCCAACTCATTGGCTTATAGTTAGAATTATCTTCACCTCTTGAATATGCAATCTTGAAAACTGTTGTTGAGTTCTTGTTTCCTGATTTTATTTGAGGGTTGGTTGGGACTTGAATGGCTTCGCAATGCCCACAAGAACCACACCTTCTCTCGCATCGCGGCGGCCTCGACCCAATCTGCCCACTCAAAATTGATTTTGCTTCCTACATTGTATGATCCACAAGCACCACATTGTTAGTTTTGAATCTTACCAGAGGAAGAAACACAGTAAAGTGTCTGTAAATGTAATTCTTACCTGAGAATTAGCTAGTGGATCCCCCAGTATTCTGCCTGCATTAATTTAAACCATTATTCGACTACATTAGTACACATTACTAGAGTAGTAGTGaaattatgattaaatttgataaaTGAGAACTTAAATTTTTTTACCTGCAGCAGTGTAACTGTGATGAGTTGAAGTTGAAACTAAAAGGAAGAGTAGATAAATTGTAAAACGAATAAGTTTGTGATGGGCATGAATCATGAGATTTTGATTGCAGcccattttctaaaatataaaaCCAGAGGAGATGAAAGATAGTAAAGAAATGTTAACAAGAACTCAAAGAAGTTAAGCTAGAAAAGATACAAATGAACAAGGAGTAGACTATGGTGGTGAttgaaatgagagttgaaaagGATGCAAAATGGTTACTTTTGAATGACTCTAGCTAGCTCAACCTCGTTCTCTGAGCccccaatttttttaaaaaaaagggatgatgaaatgGTGATACAGTTATACTGATGAAATGGAGTATAAGAGAAGGAAGAGGAGGCACAAGCTAGTACTGTTGTGTAACTTGTGTTAACAGTAAAGATAAGAGCTGGAAATAAATTTGTGTGTTAACGAGATAAAACTGAGTTACAAGTTTTTTAGTCCAGAGAAAAGAGCCAAAAATAGGTAGGACAGCACTCCACCCAATCTCCCTGCCAGCCAGCCCTCCAGAGTCTATATGTGTGTTTATTTACAGATCACCATGTACATGTGTATTATATATGGTTTAAAACTGAGATTGTGTGTGAGAATGGGTGATCGACTCACTAACGCACACCTCAATACACAGCTGTTTTGATTATGTGATTTCCTAATGTACTCCACTATTATCTGTTTTGATTATGTGATTTCGTAATGTACTCCACTATTATGTACTCCCTCCACTCCGTACCTACAAATGTTTCCTATTTGTGTTGAACACGTTtgccaatgcacacttttgattgttaatatctttaattttatattagtattaaatataaaaactttatTATATTAAAGTACTTATAAATACGATGGAGTATCAAATATTCATATTACACTATTTAATGATACCACTCAGTGTTGCACCCATCGCGTTTTTGACTCATATAATTTATAAACTTTTAATTGAATATATGTATTAAGAAATTTTCGGATGAGCAAGAGTCGAATATAAGATCGGAAATGATAGAGTATTAATCACTTGAATTATTCAATTGTCCATATTTAACAAATACTGAACTAAGTATTGATTTTTATAAAGAATAATAAGATATAATATATGTGATTGAATAAAAAGGTAGAAACTTATATTtagtaatttttaatttatattatgtGATCGAAAAATACGAAAAAGTGACAAGAAAAACGAGAGGAAGGGAGTAGTATTATAATATGTGATATGTGATGTTTTGGAATTGTGGAATATGGGTGTTTCTTGCAGCAGTTGGTTTTGTGGCAGCACCACCAGCTGATCACGCCAAATATCCAAAAAGTGACAGACACTCTCTCCCTATCTCTTCACTCTCATTCCTAATGTAATATGTATGCATATATTTATTTGTATGGGGTTGTAGAAGCATGGTGGGGGGGTTCGTACGGAGCACACGTGTCAAATCTTCTCAATCATGAGAGTCAATCAATGAAGGCGATCACATGAACTAGTGTTGTCCTTTTCACTTTATTCACTACTCATACTATTATTACCACTACTGTAATATGTCACTTTGATCCCATAATTTCACTCTTTTATTATGTTCTGTTACATTAATAATGTTAATGACGACTTTCTCAAACAATATTACATAATCATCTGATAAGATACCAGAACTTTGCCACAAATTGCATTGACCTTTTTCAGAATTTTCCTTTACTTTTTACTGATCAATTTACCCTTAGAATCTGCCCTGTTCTGTTTCTTTAATGTTCTGTAGTATGTTCTTGCCCTCGGGCCTCTGTTGTCGCATGAACCTTTTTTTTATAACAAAAAGTTGTCCGGGTCAGCTTAGCACAAACTCTCACTGTTATGTCCCCTACTTAAATCTGTGCATCAACCtgaaatctaatttaaaatcttTTGGGATGATAAGCCCTAAAATTTATTTCTCAACCAGATAAGGGACGAGCTACCCGGGACGTAGTCCAAAATGTGAAAAAACATCGTCATCAATTTATTTATCGCCTCTAGCTAAGTCTCGCTAGTAGTATACTACCTGAGTTTTTTTTTTTGCGGTTGCTCAAAAAAGTAGCAAAATTTTGAAATGTGCCTGGGCTTTGGTGTATAAAAATAGAAAGCAGGGTCGTTTCATGGCAGTATGTTACTCCAACAAACAATTGCATTGACTCCGGCCCTGAGTCTGACAAACAATAACAAGTGAAATGTGCTTGAATAGCTGTGTGTTTCGGTTACTTCAAATTTAATACAGTTTCAACAGTTTGCTGCCATTTCTGGAACATAACATTTACTAGCACATTCATCTGCAATTCAATATTTGCCCCCCACACCAGATTTTTAGGCAATGCATCATTTCTAATAACAACTTTGTTACTACAAAAGcttaaaaatttaaaattgtaGTTATTGTAGTAGTATCTGCAATGATTTGATTGTGGTGCCTGGTATTGAGAAAGCCAGGGTAGCTATTGTTGAAATGGGATTTTAATGAGACTATGATTCTACTGGCACTATTTCTATTTGTTCAACCAGGAATTAACTCACATTTCATGAATAAGAAATAGTTCAAGTTGTTAAATCTAAATCCAGAACATAGACAAGTTGCAATGTGTTGGTAATTCTTTGTCCGCAGCCTTATCTGTTTTATACGAAGACTTCAATCTTTGATAGAGCTTCTGCCTTGCCATATGTGTACTTTTATTTTGTTTATAACGATAATATACGATCATTGTTTTAGGTAGCATGAGTTGCAGATGTGTAATGGAGCTTCTTCACTATACTATACTGAATAGTCTGCATGTAAGATTACCGGAAGACTGCAAGTCGTATATTATTCCGTTGGTATTCACAGATGAGAGCTAATTGTGTAATTGTGTTAACAGAATGAAAAGGTAATGTAATTAAATCACTTAAGAACATCAGTAGTTTCAATTTTCATCTATAAATGTAGCTCCTAATTGCACTTGTGTGTGTTTTGCAGTGACATTGTGCAGTGGGGGACTTGCTCCGATGTACTATGCGCATTCTTCAAACCGTTGTTTGATTGATGTACTGTGAATTAACACTGCTAGAGCTTCCCACTTGAAACAAAACATACCACATGAATGAATTGATTTGTGGACCAGATACTAACATCAATCAGTTTGGTAAGCAGATAACTGGATAAGTAGGAACTGGTTAGAACAACAACAGCTGACTATGAAATGTTACTCAAAAATTTCAATCTAACAGAAACATTATTTCATTCCTAATTTTAAACTTATCAACTCTTTACATGATTACTTCATTTTCGAGAGTAAAGTTCTATGAAGTCCATCTCTTTATTGGAGTTCTTagagtccatctacgttctgcaaataaaatattcCCTATGAATATTTATATTCTGCAAACTAAATATGTTTtttagaataatatattttgcaatgttttacttgtaaaatgtatgcaatccATAAGTTTTTCAATAAAATAGCGATGTTTGCGatatattattcaaaaaataatatgttttgcaataatTTAGAcaatattttacttgcagaacatatatggactctaAGAATTCCGATGAAATAACAGACTCCATAGAAACATTCATTGGATGTCTGTGATGTTCAGAAATGCATTAGAAGTAGAACTCTACAAAAATCCAGTTGAGACATGGCTCGTATTGCTTGATGGTGTGCTTTCCAATCGTGCTGAAAATCCATAAAACTGGACCACGGCTAGTACTTGGTACATATAAACTTTATGGGATATCACATTACAGCCCAGCTGACTGGCAGATTGTTGAGATCTCTTAAAAGTGGCAAATCTGTACCATATATATAGTAGTTGAGAATTGAAACTACATATTAACTCATCCTCATCCTCCTTTGGCTTTCCATACAGCCGGGGAGGAATTAGTGGAGGCTCGGCCCcaatttttgttaatttttaagattttaatataatttttttaaaaaaatatgaagTAATTTATTTCGGTCTCTCCCGAACATTATTCGGTCTCCTTAAACTAAATTACTGATTCTACTCCTCCatacaacatcattttcttgggcattttcaaaactCGGCTTTTTCTTGGGCTTTTTCAAAACTCGGCTCTAAATTTTGTACAAGagtgataaaaataattttcgcAAATTGAGTTGGCTTAAATTTGTGGATGCCAAGATTAAGAAAGCACGCCATTGAAGCATCTTCGCAGAGTATTTGCGTAATACTGGCCAATAGTTTGTGTCCACTTGGCGAATGATAGCGAGTTGGTATTGCTGTTAGGGCGCCAAAATACAAGAAAAATGGGAAATGGGGTCTAGACAAGTCCAATGTGGGCTCCGATGCCACATGGCAACTTTTCATTGGCAGAATTGTATTGGTTCACCATTCAAAGTCTTTCGTTTTCTCAATTTCAGATATACTTGTCGGCAAATCACGTCTTTTTATCCCGTAACCTAATCTTTAATGCGTTTAATTAATGTGTTTGATTTCATTTTTCAGAATCGAATTGCTTCTGTATTTTGTACATAAATTTTCAACTTCTCGTAATTTTTCTTAAACTTGCATCTTATCTTGTGCAACGCAGAAAGTAAAAGAATAACCCATTTATAATTATGTTGACATGGACGACAAATATATTAGGAAGAGAGTGTCCATGTCGTAAAGGTGATAACAAAACTCTACTCTGTAAGTCTAAACATATCAAACTCAGTTCTCTGGCTCAATGGCTGTGGACAGCCTTGTATTACACTCTAACTATTCAACTATTTTTTTGTCCTCCTACTTGCATATTAAATTTTGTTTGTATTTAGAAATTGTGGATGGACAGAGGCTGATGTAATAAATGTATTTGGATTTTCTTCCTCTAAATATTTTTTGAATTGAAAACAATTTTAATGACCCGTCTAAAAAATATTGTTACGCTTAGGAAGGTCAGCTAATTCTAGTTAAATTGAAAACGATATTAATGACCCGACTTAGCTCAGGAAGATCAGTTGATTTTAGTACTAAGAAGTATTAAAGCCCCTTATGCTTTTATCCATAAAACTAAATTACCTCTTccatttcatttatttttatgTGAATATAAAgcttatattatattattattcatttataCATTATATCATATCTATCCGTAAAATTTAAACGTGTATTTTAAGCCATTTTTTGAAGTTTTTGTATACATACTGTATCCTCTTCTCTAATATAATCTTTTATGATCATAAATGATATCGGAGGATTTTCGGAACATATTAAGGGCGCGATAAGTGCGAGAAGAGCAAAGGTATGATCACGTTGATGACTGCATGGTCACGCTGTTGAGAATATATGATGGCATGCTCACGTCGCTAGATTGCATGATCATGCCAAA from Apium graveolens cultivar Ventura chromosome 5, ASM990537v1, whole genome shotgun sequence includes the following:
- the LOC141661454 gene encoding EPIDERMAL PATTERNING FACTOR-like protein 2: MGCNQNLMIHAHHKLIRFTIYLLFLLVSTSTHHSYTAAGRILGDPLANSQEAKSILSGQIGSRPPRCERRCGSCGHCEAIQVPTNPQIKSGNKNSTTVFKIAYSRGEDNSNYKPMSWKCKCGNFIFNP